A portion of the Macrobrachium nipponense isolate FS-2020 chromosome 12, ASM1510439v2, whole genome shotgun sequence genome contains these proteins:
- the LOC135224917 gene encoding U-scoloptoxin(01)-Cw1a-like yields MKVAALVCVLMGVAAALPGLRLRRDSTPFQFELPSNASLILGTIRTGFDCANLPYGYYADQDNNCAVFHVCLPYIDHDLFVVRQLSFFCGEGTVFDQERLVCDFPAFALPCSEAAAYRRSNEYFGRPEVNFLEK; encoded by the exons ATGAAAGTCGCCGCTCTGG TCTGTGTTCTGATGGGCGTGGCAGCAGCCCTTCCAGGCCTTCGTCTGCGCCGCGACTCAACGCCCTTCCAGTTCGAACTGCCTTCCAACGCCTCCCTCATCCTGGGCACGATCCGAACGGGCTTCGACTGCGCTAACCTCCCCTACGGGTACTACGCCGACCAAGACAACAACTGCGCCGTCTTCCACGTCTGCCTTCCCTACATCGACCACGACCTCTTCGTCGTCCGCCAGCTCTCCTTCTTCTGCGGCGAAGGGACCGTCTTCGACCAGGAGCGCCTCGTCTGCGACTTCCCCGCCTTCGCCCTCCCTTGTTCCGAGGCCGCAGCCTACAGGAGGTCCAACGAGTAC
- the LOC135224918 gene encoding U-scoloptoxin(01)-Cw1a-like encodes MRTFVVVCALVGVAVALKGLRQRRDSSSIFFDLPSNASLVLGGIQTGFSCDDLPYGYYADEANDCAVFHVCLPYIDHDLFVVRHFSFFCGAGTVFNQEKLVCDYPEFALPCSEAASYRSSNGYFGSEVNFLEK; translated from the exons ATGAGAACTTTCGTCGTTG TCTGTGCTCTGGTGGGCGTGGCCGTAGCCCTGAAAGGCCTCCGTCAGCGGAGGGACTCCTCGTCCATCTTCTTCGACCTCCCGTCCAACGCCTCCCTCGTCTTGGGCGGCATCCAGACGGGCTTCAGCTGCGATGACCTGCCCTACGGCTACTACGCCGACGAAGCCAATGACTGCGCCGTCTTCCACGTCTGCCTCCCCTACATCGACCACGACCTCTTCGTCGTCAGGCATTTCTCCTTCTTCTGCGGAGCGGGAACTGTCTTCAACCAGGAGAAACTCGTCTGCGACTATCCAGAGTTCGCCCTTCCGTGTTCCGAAGCCGCCTCCTACAGGAGCTCTAACGGATACTTCGGTTCGGAAGTGAACTTCTTGGAGAAataa